The following are encoded together in the Rhizobium brockwellii genome:
- a CDS encoding transcriptional regulator: MKKVQRSFAVEYKSGRRKLNSKPSSIWADTDLKSVAQDMQDEAMPFMSLSPQARSTAMLVSEEEQAGPLLTLPIEQETNASALQETIMADEKDTTTHADTPAAAAPDVPKKVRKPRAKKVVPETASAAASLQPAAASGAKAGKQTRGRKAKPDEGTTSAKRVPVKRAPKAVSIAAAPSVAAVDEIADLLQLEEENQRLRKLLAEKLRAENADLRKRLNLG, translated from the coding sequence GTGAAAAAAGTGCAGCGCAGCTTTGCCGTCGAGTACAAATCAGGTCGGCGAAAACTCAACTCCAAACCGAGCTCGATCTGGGCAGACACGGATCTCAAGTCCGTTGCGCAAGATATGCAGGACGAGGCAATGCCATTTATGTCATTGTCTCCTCAGGCACGAAGCACCGCAATGCTTGTATCCGAAGAAGAACAGGCCGGGCCATTATTGACACTGCCGATCGAGCAAGAGACAAATGCATCGGCTTTACAGGAGACCATAATGGCCGACGAAAAAGATACGACAACCCATGCTGACACGCCGGCCGCAGCCGCGCCCGATGTTCCGAAGAAGGTGCGCAAACCTCGCGCCAAGAAGGTGGTGCCTGAAACCGCCTCAGCCGCCGCTTCTTTGCAACCGGCAGCGGCTTCGGGTGCCAAAGCTGGAAAGCAGACGAGAGGACGCAAAGCAAAGCCTGACGAAGGGACGACGAGTGCCAAGCGTGTACCTGTCAAACGTGCTCCGAAGGCTGTGTCGATAGCGGCTGCACCGTCGGTGGCGGCAGTTGATGAGATCGCGGATCTTCTGCAGCTCGAAGAGGAAAACCAGAGACTGCGCAAGCTGCTGGCGGAGAAGCTCCGCGCTGAAAATGCCGATCTGCGAAAGCGACTCAACCTCGGTTGA
- a CDS encoding YoaK family protein translates to MKKISLATVLSFDAGYVDTAGFLALQGLFTAHVTGNFVTFGAAVVLGTSGIIAKLLALPVFCAVILVTRLASFWLARRKYPVLSTMMRVKLLLLIVAAALAVSFGPFPKGDGWPAILTGMVLVAAMAIQNAAHKIHLAKAPPTTMMTGNTTQIMIDLADVIRGESLEAKSAAKKRMIKMLTSVCAFASGCGVAAAAFMWLGIWCLAIPPLLGLLALIAEIETPEGDAK, encoded by the coding sequence ATGAAAAAAATCTCTCTTGCAACGGTCTTGAGCTTCGACGCCGGATACGTCGACACAGCAGGCTTTCTGGCGCTTCAGGGGCTGTTCACGGCGCATGTCACAGGGAATTTCGTGACATTCGGCGCGGCCGTTGTGCTCGGCACGTCCGGGATTATCGCCAAGCTTCTTGCTCTGCCGGTCTTCTGCGCTGTCATTCTTGTAACCAGACTGGCGAGCTTTTGGCTCGCCAGGCGCAAATACCCGGTTTTAAGCACGATGATGAGGGTGAAGCTGCTCTTGCTTATCGTTGCAGCGGCCCTTGCGGTTTCATTTGGTCCTTTCCCGAAGGGGGACGGATGGCCGGCGATCCTGACGGGAATGGTGCTCGTGGCAGCGATGGCGATCCAGAACGCCGCGCATAAAATCCATCTGGCGAAGGCACCACCGACGACGATGATGACCGGCAACACCACCCAGATCATGATCGATTTGGCTGATGTCATTCGCGGGGAAAGCCTGGAAGCGAAAAGTGCCGCCAAGAAGCGGATGATCAAGATGCTGACGAGCGTCTGCGCATTCGCCAGCGGCTGCGGTGTCGCGGCCGCGGCCTTCATGTGGCTTGGCATCTGGTGCCTTGCGATCCCGCCGCTGCTCGGTCTCCTGGCGCTGATCGCGGAGATCGAGACGCCGGAAGGCGACGCAAAATAG
- a CDS encoding VOC family protein — MAKNTICLWFDKDAEEAAKFYAQTFPDSAVGAIIRAPGDYPDGKVGNVLVVEFTVAGVSCVGLNGGPTFKHNEAFSFQISTENQEETDRYWNAIVGNGGQESECGWCKDRWGISWQITPRVLMDAMRAGGIEAKRAFDAMMKMQKIDVGVIEAAVRG; from the coding sequence ATGGCCAAGAACACGATCTGCCTTTGGTTTGACAAAGATGCCGAGGAAGCCGCAAAATTTTATGCCCAGACCTTCCCTGACAGCGCCGTCGGAGCGATTATCCGTGCACCCGGCGATTATCCGGATGGAAAAGTCGGCAACGTCTTGGTTGTCGAATTTACTGTTGCCGGTGTTTCGTGCGTGGGATTGAACGGCGGTCCAACCTTCAAACACAATGAAGCTTTCTCATTCCAGATTTCGACCGAAAACCAGGAGGAAACCGACCGATACTGGAACGCCATCGTTGGAAATGGCGGACAGGAAAGCGAGTGCGGGTGGTGCAAGGACCGTTGGGGAATTTCGTGGCAGATCACGCCGCGCGTTTTGATGGATGCGATGCGAGCTGGCGGTATTGAAGCAAAGAGAGCTTTCGACGCGATGATGAAGATGCAGAAGATCGACGTCGGGGTGATTGAAGCGGCCGTTCGAGGATAG
- a CDS encoding alpha/beta fold hydrolase codes for MGYITTTDGVEIFYKDWGRKDAQPIVFHHGWPLSSDDWDAQMLFFLSKGYRVVAHDRRGHGRSAQVSDGHDMDHYAADAFAVVEALDLKNAVHIGHSTGGGEVARYVAKYGQPAGRVVKAVLVSAVPPLMLKTETNPGGVPLEVFDGIRKGVTENRAQLFIDFPTGPFYGFNRADAKVYPGVIQNWWRQGMMGSAKAHYDGIKAFSETDQTEDLKAITVPTLVMHGDDDQVVPIDNAGRLSAKLVQNGTLKVYTGYPHGMLTTHADVLNADLLAFIEA; via the coding sequence ATGGGCTACATCACCACCACGGACGGCGTCGAGATCTTTTATAAGGATTGGGGGCGGAAGGATGCCCAGCCGATCGTCTTCCACCATGGCTGGCCGCTTTCGTCGGACGACTGGGACGCGCAGATGCTGTTCTTCCTGTCGAAGGGTTACCGCGTCGTCGCACATGACCGTCGGGGTCACGGCCGTTCGGCACAGGTTTCCGACGGACACGACATGGACCACTATGCCGCCGACGCCTTCGCTGTCGTCGAGGCGCTCGATCTGAAGAATGCCGTTCATATCGGCCATTCGACCGGCGGGGGAGAAGTCGCCCGCTACGTCGCAAAATACGGCCAGCCGGCCGGGCGCGTCGTCAAGGCGGTTCTGGTTTCCGCCGTACCGCCGCTGATGCTGAAGACCGAGACAAATCCAGGTGGCGTTCCACTGGAAGTGTTCGACGGCATTCGCAAGGGCGTCACCGAAAACCGCGCGCAGCTGTTCATCGACTTCCCCACCGGTCCGTTCTATGGCTTCAACCGGGCCGACGCGAAGGTCTACCCGGGCGTCATCCAGAATTGGTGGCGGCAGGGCATGATGGGCAGCGCCAAGGCCCATTACGATGGAATCAAGGCCTTCTCCGAAACCGACCAGACGGAAGACCTGAAGGCGATCACCGTTCCGACCCTCGTCATGCATGGCGACGACGATCAAGTCGTGCCGATCGACAATGCCGGCCGGCTATCTGCAAAACTGGTGCAGAACGGCACCTTGAAAGTCTACACGGGCTATCCGCACGGCATGCTGACCACCCATGCCGACGTCCTGAACGCCGATCTGCTGGCGTTCATCGAAGCCTGA
- a CDS encoding DoxX family protein, protein MTTIHAQETGSFAGKASVAEFLALLALCSAYIQGPLTKVFDFQGAVAEMNHFGLAPAPLFAVGVPIFELAMSALILSGRLRWLGALALAIFTLMATILALRFWEIPAGFEHSAAMNGFFEHVGLSGAFVFVALVDLRRRARGK, encoded by the coding sequence ATGACGACCATACATGCTCAAGAAACCGGCAGCTTCGCCGGCAAGGCTTCCGTCGCCGAATTCCTGGCATTGCTCGCGCTCTGCTCCGCCTACATCCAGGGTCCGCTGACGAAGGTTTTCGACTTCCAGGGGGCAGTCGCCGAGATGAACCATTTCGGGCTGGCTCCGGCGCCACTTTTTGCAGTCGGCGTGCCGATCTTCGAACTCGCCATGTCCGCCCTCATCCTTTCGGGGCGTTTGCGCTGGCTGGGGGCTCTTGCCTTGGCGATATTCACCTTGATGGCGACAATCCTTGCCCTGCGGTTCTGGGAGATCCCGGCCGGATTCGAGCATTCGGCAGCCATGAACGGCTTCTTCGAGCACGTCGGTCTTAGCGGTGCCTTCGTCTTCGTTGCTCTTGTCGACCTGCGCAGACGCGCGAGAGGAAAATAG
- a CDS encoding helix-turn-helix domain-containing protein, which produces MSIDQALAGSDIAVFRKGTSVVRLDQVMTSASDRGFVVGVSSIGGHTRQIQHQHHVTTHDFAENSIYIRDLAEAYKADLSGSFDFLLFEISPAALIRIADGAELSGITSLAAETASKDIVLANLARALIPALEKPEEASALFIDQMTTAIGTYLVQRYGGRSVATPNRSRSLSRMHEHLAKSLLLENLEGDISIEQVAQACNLSRGYFIRAFRETTGMTPYQWLVSQRIDRARTLLRTSNAPLAEVAIACGFADQSHFTRVFSSVVGATPGNWRRNV; this is translated from the coding sequence TTGTCGATCGACCAGGCGCTGGCAGGTTCCGATATTGCGGTCTTTCGCAAGGGAACGAGCGTCGTGCGGCTCGATCAGGTCATGACATCGGCAAGCGACCGCGGGTTCGTTGTCGGTGTCTCTTCGATCGGCGGTCACACGCGGCAAATCCAACACCAACATCATGTGACGACCCACGACTTTGCGGAGAACTCGATCTACATTCGCGATCTGGCCGAGGCCTACAAAGCGGATCTCAGCGGTTCTTTCGATTTTCTCCTGTTCGAAATCTCGCCTGCGGCTCTCATCAGGATCGCAGATGGTGCTGAACTGTCCGGCATCACCTCGCTCGCGGCCGAAACCGCCTCGAAAGACATCGTGCTTGCCAACCTCGCTCGGGCGCTGATCCCGGCACTCGAAAAACCGGAGGAAGCCAGCGCGCTGTTCATCGACCAGATGACTACTGCCATCGGGACCTATCTGGTTCAACGCTATGGCGGCCGGTCCGTTGCAACCCCCAACAGATCACGAAGCCTGTCGCGCATGCACGAGCATTTGGCGAAAAGTCTGCTTCTCGAAAACCTTGAAGGGGACATCTCGATCGAGCAAGTGGCGCAGGCCTGCAATCTGTCTCGCGGCTATTTCATTCGCGCCTTTCGCGAGACGACGGGCATGACACCGTATCAATGGCTTGTCAGCCAACGAATAGATCGCGCCCGCACCCTGCTGCGCACTTCAAATGCTCCGCTCGCCGAAGTCGCCATCGCCTGCGGCTTCGCCGATCAAAGTCATTTCACAAGGGTTTTCTCCAGTGTCGTTGGCGCAACGCCTGGCAATTGGCGGCGAAACGTATAG
- a CDS encoding ArdC family protein — MSRQQTNQRSDIYSRITTKIIADLEQGVRPWTKPWTTGHAGSEVSRPLRHNGHPYTGINVLLLWSQAIARGFASSRWMTFRQAIELGGAVRKGETGTTVVFASSFVRTETTETGTEIEQDIPFLKAYTVFNTDQIAGLNGRFDDIAPHQDPMSRIGNAGRFFANTGALIRHGGSAAYYATHRDYIQMPCLDAFRDDAAYVAVLSHEITHWTAAPRRLDRDLSRYAKDRSERAREELIAELGSSFLCADLGIVPELEPRPDHASYLDGWLKVLRHDKRAIFSAAAHAQRAVDYLHSLQPELDEEEAA; from the coding sequence ATGAGCAGGCAACAAACCAATCAACGATCCGATATCTACAGCCGCATCACCACCAAGATCATCGCCGATCTCGAACAGGGTGTGCGGCCATGGACCAAACCCTGGACGACGGGACATGCGGGAAGTGAGGTCAGCCGGCCACTGCGCCACAACGGCCATCCCTACACCGGGATCAACGTCCTGCTCCTCTGGTCGCAAGCCATCGCCCGCGGCTTTGCCTCATCGAGGTGGATGACGTTTCGCCAGGCAATCGAACTCGGCGGCGCCGTTCGCAAGGGCGAAACCGGCACAACCGTCGTCTTCGCCAGTTCGTTCGTCCGCACCGAGACGACCGAGACGGGCACCGAGATCGAACAGGATATTCCATTCCTCAAAGCCTACACGGTGTTCAACACCGATCAGATCGCCGGTCTTAACGGGCGCTTTGACGACATCGCACCTCACCAGGATCCGATGAGCCGCATCGGCAATGCCGGCCGCTTCTTTGCCAATACCGGGGCGCTGATCCGCCACGGAGGATCGGCTGCCTATTATGCCACTCACCGTGATTACATCCAGATGCCATGCCTGGATGCCTTCCGGGACGATGCCGCCTATGTCGCCGTCCTCAGCCACGAGATCACGCACTGGACCGCCGCACCGCGACGGCTGGATCGCGATCTCAGCCGCTACGCGAAAGACCGGAGCGAACGCGCCCGCGAAGAGCTCATTGCCGAACTCGGCAGCTCATTTCTCTGCGCCGATCTTGGCATCGTCCCCGAGCTCGAACCGCGCCCCGACCACGCAAGCTATCTCGATGGCTGGCTGAAGGTTCTCCGCCACGACAAGCGCGCCATCTTCTCGGCTGCGGCACATGCGCAGCGCGCCGTCGACTACCTGCATTCCTTGCAGCCGGAGCTCGACGAGGAGGAGGCGGCGTGA
- a CDS encoding helix-turn-helix transcriptional regulator: MAVGDRIAACFGIDAARALVIRPLREAKLSVVHLDHVYGDAHPVFLPADDAFLVMLYLVDVDHRDICPDQTVAALKTYPKGSVCLISLRYGAAISIGGHFEALAFHIPSSHFAELAEEAGEPRVDDLATCRGIDDQVIRNIGGALMPMFDMPDEVRDQLLPHIGLALNAHLAHRYGRSPAQRLSASGRLSPMQEKRIKTYVVANLSANITVDQIAEATGFSVDELRSGFLNTTGQSVVEWMSAYRMTRAKSQLSRTGDTIAQVAATCGFADEDAFIDTFSPTVGMAPAEWRSRNRH, translated from the coding sequence TTGGCGGTCGGCGACAGGATTGCAGCATGTTTTGGCATCGATGCGGCGAGGGCCTTGGTCATCAGGCCTCTTCGCGAGGCGAAGCTTTCTGTCGTTCATCTTGACCACGTTTATGGAGATGCGCATCCTGTCTTCCTTCCGGCCGATGATGCCTTCCTGGTGATGCTTTATCTCGTCGATGTCGATCATCGCGACATTTGTCCGGACCAGACCGTCGCAGCTTTGAAGACCTATCCCAAAGGTTCTGTCTGTCTCATCAGTCTGAGGTATGGCGCCGCGATCTCGATTGGCGGTCATTTCGAGGCGCTTGCCTTTCATATCCCGAGCTCGCACTTTGCCGAGCTCGCCGAGGAGGCAGGCGAACCGCGCGTCGATGACCTCGCCACCTGCCGAGGGATAGACGATCAAGTGATCCGCAATATTGGTGGGGCACTGATGCCGATGTTCGACATGCCGGACGAAGTCAGGGATCAACTGCTTCCCCATATAGGGCTGGCGTTAAACGCGCATCTCGCCCATCGTTACGGACGCTCACCGGCACAGCGACTGTCGGCCAGCGGTCGGCTGTCTCCCATGCAGGAGAAGCGCATCAAGACGTACGTGGTCGCAAATCTGTCGGCCAACATCACCGTCGATCAGATCGCCGAAGCGACCGGTTTTTCAGTGGATGAGCTCCGTTCAGGCTTCTTGAATACAACCGGGCAGTCCGTTGTCGAATGGATGTCGGCGTACCGGATGACCAGGGCTAAATCACAGCTGAGCAGGACCGGTGATACCATCGCCCAGGTGGCCGCGACGTGCGGTTTTGCTGATGAGGACGCATTCATCGACACCTTCTCCCCGACTGTGGGAATGGCTCCGGCGGAGTGGCGCTCACGCAACCGCCACTAG